AAGTGGCGGACTGGAGCGTGAACCTACTACAAAGGGACTAGTAGATGGACACCATGAGCCATAGGCAGATCTCGCAgctctccttccttccttccttccttctacAGCAGAGTAATTGGCAGTTTTTTCTCTCTGACGGACTGCAGCATGAAGGGACTAATAGTTTGAAGTCATTAATCATAGCAGATATCTCTTGTACTCTGGAAGACAAAGGGACTACAAGATGGACGTCACAAGTCATAGGCAGAGCTTGCTAATGCCGGACTTCTTTCACTCTTGGTGGACTAGTAGGGCATTGGACATACAAAGTCAATGGCAGCTGTTGGTCTCCCATGGCGGACTGCAGCATGAAGGGACTTGTAGTGGGAAGATATGAATTGTGGGCAGATGCATAGCTCACACTCTCATGGCGGACTGGAGGACAAAGGGACTAGTAGCTGGATGGATCATGAGCCATAGGCAGATGTCTCTCACTTGTTCTTGGCAGAAGGACTGATAGGACAGTGAACATGCAAAGTGATTTGTGGCTGTGTCCCCCACTGCTTGCGGAACTCTGCATAATGACACTTGTAAATGGACGTTGTGAGTCATAGGCACACCTGTCTTGTATACAGTGAGGGTCATAAGTATTTGCACCCCCTGCGATTTTGCAAGTTCTCCCACTTAGAAAATAAGGAGAGATCTGAAATTTTCATCATAGATGCATTTCCACTCTTAGAGAcatgatcttaaaaaaaaaaaaatcacattgtatgatttatttgtaaattactATGGTTCATAAATATTTTCACCCTTgagaatcagcaataattttgacTCTTAGCTCTCAGtccaccttaaaaaaaaaaaagaccacttTTACCCCACGAGTTATCACCCACCAACCACCCCTTTGAGCTCATTAATGTCACCTGTGCACCCCACAGTCAGTCATACTCCAACTGCTACCATGGGCAAGACGAGAGAGCTTTCCAAAGACACCAGAGACAAAATAGTAGAGCTCCACAAAGCTGGAAAAGGCTATGGAACAATTGGAAAGCAGCTTGGTGAGGATAAATCAACAGTTGCTGCAATTGTTAGAAAATGGAAAAGGCTAAACATGACTGCTAATCTACCTCGGACTGGGGCTCCATGTAAGATCTCTGCTCGTGGGGCATCACTCATGATTAGAAAAGTGATAAATCAGGCCAGAATTACACGGCAGGAGCTGGTCAATGACCTAAAGAGAGCTGGAACCACAGTTTCAAAGTCTACTGTCAGTAGAACATGACGGCGTAATGGTTTAAAATCATGCATTGCACTGAAGGTTCCCCTGCTGAAGTCAGCAACTTCAGCAACTTGTGCGGGCTCGTCTCAAGTTTGCCAGGGACCATCAGGAATGATCCAGAGGGGTCATAGGAGAATGTCATGTGGTCAAATGAGACAAAAATGCTTTTTGATGCAAACTCCACTCGTCGTGTGTGAAGGAAAAAGAAGGCTGAGTTGCATCCCAAGAACACCATCCCTACTGTTAAGTATGGGGATGGAAACATCATGCTTCAGGGGTGCTTTTCAGCAAAGGCGACAGTATGACTGTGCTGTATTAAACAGAGGATGAATGGGGCCATGTATCgtcagattttggacaacaaccTCCTTCCCTCAGCCAGAGCATTGAAGATGAGTCGTGGCTGGATCTTCCAACATGACAATGATCCGAAGCACACAGCCAAAATGACCAAGGAGTGGCTGTGTAAGAAGCATATCAAGgttctggagtggcctagccagtctCCAGACCTAAATCCAATAGAAAATCTTTGGAGGGAGCTGAAACTTCGTGTTGCTCAGCGACAGCCCCGAAACCTGACAGATCTAGAGAGGATTTGTGTagaggagtgggccaaaatcccTGTTGCTGTATGTGCAAACCTGGTGAACTACAGGAAATGTTTGACCTCTAATTGCAAACAACGGCTTCTGCACTAAATATTAGCACTGATTATCTCAAGGGTGCACATACTTATGAACCATAgcaatttacaaataaatcattcaaaaatcatacaatgtgatttcaggattttttttttaagattatgTCTTTAAGAATGGAAATGCATCTATCATGAAAATTTCAGATCTCTCCCTATTTTCTAAGTGGGAGAACTTGCAAAATCGCAGGGGGTGCAAATACTTATGACCCTCACTGTATGTAATGGCGGAGGGAGAGACAAATCTACTAGTAGGAAGGACGACGACATGGGCAGATATTTCTCTCTTACGGCGAACTGGAGGACAGAGAAACTGGCAGATGGGCATAATGAGTCCTAGGCAGATGtgtcttttaataataatgtgatAGATTAATTAGATCCCATATTACAGTTGAATATGTAAAATAAGAGTCAATAGTATAGGAAATTTAGAAAGAAGATAATACATTTGTATAACTTGGACAATCTAATCGCATAGGCCGGAACCATAATCTCAAGATTTTTCTTTGTTAACAAGATCCAAGTAGATGAGCAAGAGCACTTTGGATCCATTGAAGTCCGATTGGAAAGGGGTCTGGGCCGTATAGAGGCACAGTGTTTTAGCAAAGTGGCCACGAATGTCTCCTTGAAGGACAACCCACAGTACTTGACTCGTTCATGCAAAATGTTTAGAAGCCCAAATGCTGTCGAGACAGGCATGTGGTCAATTTGGTTGAAGTCTTAAACgtaaaacataatttttttagGTTTGAAGTGCTAGTGTTTAGGTTTCATATCCGGTATTTGCCACCTCAGGATTACCACCAAGTGGGAGTTGGCAGGATCTGAAGGATCACATGCGCGAGGCGGGCGACGTTTGTTTCGCCGATGTGCAGCGGGATGGGGAGGGCGTGGTGGAATTTCTCCGCCGCGAGGACATGGAGTATGCCTTGCGACGCCTGGATCGCACAGAGTTCCGTTCGCACCAAGTGAGTGGAAGACCCGATGAAACCCGCCTCGACTCCATACCTCGCTGGAGTGCACTTTCACTGTTGTCCTCGTTTGCAGGGTGAGACCGCATACATCCGCGTCTACGAGGATCGAGGAACCCCCAACTGGGGTCGCTCGCGTTCCCGCTCCAGATCGAGAAGCCGCTTTTCGCCTCCTTACCGAGGATCACCGCCGCCACGCTACCAGTCCCCTCCTCGCCATTCTATGTCACGCCATAGTCCAACACGGAGGCACGGACCACCCCACCACAGCCCACCACCACGTCATTACAGATAAAGGCCCAAATTTGATCAAGGAAACCAAGGAGAAATTTTTGTAAtcgcctttttatttttattttttttttttgtttacccacTGGCCGCTTTCATCGAACACTGTTTATTGCTACGTACATTCCATGGACACCCCGACCCCCTGCTCCTCCCCTCAGccttaactttggtttccatgTACCTTTAATACGCCTATGTGTTTTCTCAAAGCAGAATGTTGACTTGTTTGATGTGCATTACGTTACGTAGTGTTTGTTTGGTAAGCCAAGTTTGTTTTGTATGTCCAGCTTAATAAAACCAGTTAACTCGATGTTAAGTCAAGCAGTCACACATTTAAGCAGAGTTCTATCAAATTTGTTTCCTCTTTACGTAGTTTTTGCTGAACAATCTGTGATGCTAATATCTTCTGATTCAGAACAAAGTGGTGAACCTTTTCAAATACTGACTCATGTTGGCTCTt
This Dunckerocampus dactyliophorus isolate RoL2022-P2 chromosome 17, RoL_Ddac_1.1, whole genome shotgun sequence DNA region includes the following protein-coding sequences:
- the srsf9 gene encoding serine/arginine-rich splicing factor 9; this encodes MSDGRIYVGNLPMDVQERDIEDLFYKYGKIREIELKNNRGTIPFAFIRFEDPRDADDAVYGRNGYGYGDSKLRVEYPRSSSKFGPMGGGGGGGGGGPRGRFGPPTRRSEFRVIVTGLPPSGSWQDLKDHMREAGDVCFADVQRDGEGVVEFLRREDMEYALRRLDRTEFRSHQGETAYIRVYEDRGTPNWGRSRSRSRSRSRFSPPYRGSPPPRYQSPPRHSMSRHSPTRRHGPPHHSPPPRHYR